The DNA sequence GCATAGGCTTTCATAACACGGCCGCCAAGTCAAGGGCGCAAAAGGCTAGATGGCCTCCGCTCCCCTCTCGCCGGTCCTTATCCTGATCACTTCCTCCACGGGGCTGACGAAAATCTTCCCGTCGCCGATCTTGCCGGTGGCCGCCGCGCCGATGATCTTTTCGATGGCAGTCTCCACCATCCCGTCGTCCACCACAATCTCAAGCTTTATCTTGGGGAGGAAATCAACCACGTACTCCGCCCCCCTGTAAAGCTCCGTGTGCCCCTTTTGCCGCCCAAAACCCTTCACCTCGGTGACGGTAAGGCCTTGCACGCCGATTCCGGTGAGCGCCTCCTTCACCTCCTCGAGCTTGAAGGGCTTTATTATCGCTTCCACCTTTTTCATCTTTCCCATCCTGTCGTTTTAAGTTTCGTCTCTCAAGCCGCCCCGGGCCGGCCCAACACCTGCCCGGGGAGCCAGTTCACCGCTTCAGAAAGAATATACGAAATCCAGCGCGATGTCCGTAACGGAGTCGTTGGAATTGCCGTCCTTGTCCACAAACACCTTCTGGTCGGACTTGGTCATCCTGTACTCGGCCCTGGCGATAAAGCCGGGGGTGAAAGTGTATGTGGGCGCTATCGTAATAGCGTCGCGCTTCTCCTTGACGCCCGAGCCGAACCTGGCGCCACCCTTATCGTCAAACGTGTCATACCGCGCCGTCAGGCTGACCTTGTCCGTGATGGCGTAGTTGACCATCACAAGAAACCCGCTCCACTCCGCGTCGCCGCCGGGATTGACCACCGACTGCTTCTCAAACTTCCCGGAGTTGAACTCCGCCCCGATAGTCAGCCCCTTTACCGACGTGATCGTGGCGTCCACGTCAAACGCGGAAAGGTTGTTGGCGGCGGCGTTGTTCGCGTCGCTCCCCTCTTTGCCGGTGATGTACGAAAGCCCCACGTTCACCCCCTCCAAAGGCGTGATTCCCAACCGGCCGCCTATGGTCTTGTCCTTGTTGTCGTCCTGCAGTTTATCCCAACCGTTAACTCCATACACCTGGAAATCCACTATCCCCGCCGCGCCGGAAAGGTTGACCCCGGTCAGGTTGGTCGGGAGCCCGTAGATAAAAACCATGGCGTGGGAATATTGGAACATCTGGTTCGGATCCACCAGTTCAAACCCGATGGGGGCGTTGAATTTGCCCACAGTCAGCTTCAAGCCGGCCGGCAGGTTGATCCACACGAAGCCCTGCTCCAGCGAGACGTCCGCAAGGCCCGCCACCGTGGCGGTTGTCTCCCCCGCTTTGGCGCTGACGGCCGTCATCCTGTCCGAAGACCTGTAGTTAAGGTCAAAACGCATTCCACCCACATCCTTAATGGACTTTTCCACATCCACTTCCGCCTCTTCGAGGGTGAATGTGGAGACACCGGACCTGTCCTGATTGTCATAATCGGTTTGGACAAAGCCGGTTAGCTTGAACCCATCGGCCAAATCAACGGCTTGAGCCGGGGAAAAACTTGCGGCGAAAAATAGAGCCATGAGTCCAAGAACCACCTTTTTCATGAATACCTCCTCTACCTGTAACCCAAAGTTGTGAGCCGAAAATCCGACGCCAAAGCCACCATAAGCCTGGCGTATCAATAATGCTATTGCTGACACGTCATTGAGCAATCGTGGCGCCAAAAAGAAAGAATACGGCAGAGCTGAAGTCAACATTTTGAGTTTCAAGAGATTACACTGATAAATGGCCCCTTGCAAGAGTATATCGGCAGGACGTGGCGCCTACAAACAAAGCTTTATCAAGCGGCCGCGCCCAAAATATAGGCTCTATCGAGAATACTCCGCACAAGTCAAAACCTTAAGCGCCCGAATCATCACCCCTTGCCTTGCGGGATGTTCGACTGTAACATTTACACAAGCGGCAATTACGCCGGACGTGGCCTCTTACCAAAGGTTCCAAAATATGTGCCCGACCGTCCCCCGTCACCAGATAGACAGGATAATCCACGCGGACCATCATGATCCGTTCACAGTGCTCGGCATACACCCGGCGGCTGGCGGCGTTGCGATACGCGCGTTTGATCCGGAGGCGGCGGAAATCGCGGTTGTCGACATACACTCCAAAAAGCTGCGATATCAGATGACCCGCGTGGACGACGCCGGTTTTTTCGAGACGTTCGTCCCGGACAGGACCGTCTTCGCCTACGACCTGCACATCGTCAATTACCGCGGCGAAAGCCGGGTCAACAGGGACCCGTACAGTTTCCTGCCGCTTCTCGGGGAGATGGACCTTTACCTGTTCAACGAAGGCAACCACTACGATATACACAAAAAGCTGGGCGCCCACGTGATGAATGTGGACGGGGTGACCGGGACCAGGTTCGCCGTCTGGGCGCCCAACGCAAGAAGGGTGTCGGTGGTGGGGGATTTTTGCGGGTGGGACGGACGCAGGTTCCCCATGCGTGTGCTGGGAAGCTCCGGGGTGTGGGAGATATTCATCCCCGGCGCCGACAGGGGGACAATGTACAAATACGAGATAAAGGCCAAGAACGGCGATGTTTTCACCAAGGCAGATCCATACGCCTACGCCAGCGAGCTTCGCCCCCGCACAGCTTCCGTGGTGTGGGACATGGAGGGGTACAAATGGGACGACTCGGAGTGGATAAAGACAAGGAATTCGCGGGACCTGCTAAAGCAGCCCATGGCCATATATGAAGTACATTTAGGATCATGGGCCAGGAGCGTGGACGGCGCCCATTGGCTTTCGTACAGGGACATGGCGCCGCTGCTGGTGGAATATTGCCGGCGGCAGAATTTCACGCATGTGGAACTCATGCCGGTGAACGAACATCCTTTTGACGCTTCATGGGGCTATCAGGTGACCGGCTATTTCTGCCCCACCTCCCGCTTCGGCGGCCCGGACGACTTCAAATATTTCATAGATTTTTTCCACAACCACGGCATCGGCGTGATCATAGACTGGGTGCCCGCGCACTTCCCAAAGGACGATTTCGGCCTGCGAAGGTTCGACGGGACTCCGCTGTACGAGCATGAGGACTGGCGGCGCGGGGAACACAAGGACTGGGGGACGCTCATATTCAACTATGGCCGGCCGGAGGTGGCCAACTTCCTGCTCTCCTCGGTGCTGTTCTGGCTGGAGCACTACCATCTGGACGGGATCCGGGTGGACGCCGTGGCCTCGATGCTTTACCTGGACTACTCCAGGGAGGCGGGCGAATGGGCGCCAAACCAGTACGGCGGCAAGGAGAACCTGGAGGCCATCGAGTTCCTCAAAAAGATGAACGTGCTCGTCCACGAAAAATTCCCCGGAGTGGTGACCATCGCCGAAGAGTCCACCTCCTGGGGCGGCGTCTCCCGCCCGACATACGTGGGAGGGCTGGGCTTTACGATGAAATGGAACATGGGCTGGATGCACGACATGCTCGAGTACTTCAGCAAGGACCCGATCCACCGCAAGCATCACCACAGCAACCTGACCTTCGCCATGCTGTACGCGTTCCATGAAAACTTCGTCCTCCCATTCAGCCATGACGAGGTGGTGCACGGCAAGGGATCGCTCATCGGCAAGATGCCGGGGGACACCTGGAGGCAGTTTGCCAACCTGAGGCTCCTGCTCGGCTATATGTACGCCCATCCCGGCAAGAAACTTCTTTTCCAGGGGGGGGACATCGGCCAGTGGAGCGAATGGGATCATGACAAGTCGGTGGAATGGCACCTTCTAAAGTACGCTCCGCACGCAAGACTGCAGAAATTCATGGCCGACCTGGGAGGCGTTTACCTCAGGGAAAAAAGCATGTGGGAGGTGGACTTCAGCTGGAACGGATTCGAATGGATAGACTTCGGGGACTGGGAGTCGTCCGTGATATCCTTCGTCCGGCGCGCGGAGAACCCGGCGGACCATACCGTGTATGTCTTCAACTTCACGCCGGTGCCAAGGTGGGAGTACAGGCTGGGGGTGCCGGAACACGCTTTTTACGAAGAAGTCCTCAATTCGGACGCACAGATTTACTATGGATCGAATGTCGGCAACTTCGGAGGGGTGTGGGCGGACAGGCAGCCGTGGCACGGCCAGCCTGATTCCATAAGGATAACGCTCCCGCCGCTTGGCATGCTCATGTTCAAGCCGAGACGGTGAAGCGGGACGGCCTGCCTGCGGCGAATGATGTTTGCCGCGCGAAGTTCACCTGCCGCTATTCCCCCCCTTTTGGGCATCGAGCGCCTGGCGCGCCTCGATATTTTCCGGCTCTATTTTAAGGACACTTTCGAACACCGTCGCGGAGCCGCGCCTGTCACCGCACTTTTCCAGCGCGCGCCCCAGTTTCATGCGGAATTCCACCATGCCCGGCGCCAGGTTGACGGCGCGGATATAACTTTTGGCGGCAAGTGGGCAATCCCCCCGCCGCATGTGTATGTCGCCAATCTGCATATGCGCCAGTGAAAGATTGTCCTGCCTTGATAACGCGGCCTCAAATTCACCGATGGCGCGTCCGTCTTCTCCGCGTTTGACGTATATTTTGCCGAGCATGTAATGGGCGTAGGCGTTTTGCGGCGCCACCTGGGCCGCTTTATTAAACCATGTTTCGGCGTCGCCGAGCCTGTCTGCGCGCATATGGGCAAGCCCGATGTGAATGTAGCCCCGGGGTTTGCCGGGGGATTTCTCCGCCACGTCCGACCATAGTGTGATTTTGTCTTTCCACACTTCGTTGCGGGCGCGGGTGGCCGCAATTAACGGTATGAGAATGACTGTGATGAACGCCACGGCAATAATCCTTTGTCCCCTGTCACTATAGGTGATTTTTCCGATTACCGGCATCGTCAATGCCCAGAAAGCGGCAAACGCCCCCACCGACGGCAGATAGGCACGATGTTCGAATATCAAGTCCTCCAGCGGGAAAATGGAAGATTCCACGCTTATGGCCAGAAAAAAGAAGATGATCCCGAAAGAAGCGATCCTGTTACGCCGGAACAGCCACACTCCCAACGCGAAGATGGCGCAAAGCAGGACGAGCGACGGCAAACAGTCCGCCAACGACCTGGCCAGCGGATAATCGTAGTCCAGGTTCTGCCCTACGGGCCACGCGAGAAGCCGTATGTATGTCACAATCACGTTAAATTGGGTAAAAAGATATTCGGAATGCGCCGCCACCCGGAGCGCACGGTCCGAAACATCCGTCAATTCCCTGCTGTACCCCATGGCCGACATCGCCGGGACCACCAGCAGAACCGGGAGATACGCCGCGATGACCGTCATCCTGCGCCGCAGCCCGGAAAGGGAACGGCTGACAAAATAATAGTCCACAATCGCCACGGCCACCGGCAGAGTCACCGCTATCTGCTTTGTGAACATGGCGGCGATGGCGCTAAGCAGGGACACGGCAAGCAACCTTCGGCGCGGGGCCCCCAATATTTCGCTGCGCGCAAACTTAAGATAAAGCAGAAGCGACAACAGATAGAAAAACGCCGACAGCGAAGTGGACCTCTGCCAGATATAGGTGACCGCCTGCGTCTGGAGCGGATGCGCCGCGAACAAAAGAGCGGCGAACAACGGGGCGCGGCGCATGATCGAGCCGATGGCAAACGGCCCGCACGAGCGGTGACACTCCATGCCGACGATCATTTCCATCAGCCGCCATACTAGAAACACATTTGCAAGGTGTATCGCGAAGTTGACGACATGGTATCCAAAGGTGTCCGTCCCGCCGATCCAGTAGTTGATCCCAAAGCTCAGAAAATGGACAAACCGCGAAGGATTGACACTCCATATCGTCCGTGCATCCTTCAGAAATCCCGACGGGTCGGAGTTGACGAACATAGTCTCGTCGTCAAATTGGAAGGGGAAATGGAAGGTCCCGGAATAACAGGTGAAGGAGATGATGGCCACCAACGGCGCGGCAACCTGCCAGCCGTCCAGAGGATACTTTTTATTGTCCAAATCGTCACCTGTTTTGGCGGGGGCCGTCCATGCAGGCTCCCCGCCGGTGTTTGCTTTTCCGGATTGTTGAAGTATTGTATTACAGCCCGGCGCGGTCTTGGAGGACTTATGGCCGGGAGCCTGTAAAGTATTAATAGGTTGCGAAGATGCCGGTCCGACAAATTCTTGCCGCCGTTCTTTTCCTTTCCTGCGTGATCTTCGCCGGATTCGTCCTGCGAGCCACGGACGCCCAAAGCGTTTTCACCGCCGACGGTGTGGTTTTGCAGGAGTTCGACCCCCTGTACCATATGAGGCGGGTGTTCATGACCCTGGCCGGCTATCCCCATGTCCCCTATTCCGATCCGTACCTTAATTATCCAGAAGGCTCGGTGGTGATATGGCCGCCCCTTTTCGATCTTTTCGTGGCGGCGGTGAACAAGCTGGCGGGATATGGTGCGCAGGACACCGGCAAGGTGGAGGCGTTGTCGGCTTATATAGTCCCGGTCATAGGGGCCGTGACGTGCGTTCCCGTATTTTTTATCGCGCTGGAGATAGCAGGAGCTCCTGCGGCGGCCCTGGCGGCGGTTTTCCTTGCGTTGATCCCGGCGCACATCTTCTACAGCCGGATTGGATTCGTGGACCATCATGTGGCGGTGACCTTGATCGAGTGCTTGATGTTACTTTGCGTCCTCAAGGCGCTGGACTCCGGAAACACGAGGAAATGGTGGTGGACATTCCTCGCCGCTCTGTCCATGGCGGCCGGGTTCGGCGTTTGGAACGGATATATTTTCCATGCCGCCATTCTCGACCTTTACCTGTTCACCCTGCTCATCATGGACTGGAAGGGCGCCGGATTGAAAGTGGCGCCTGTGATATGGGGGACGCACCTTCCGGCGGCGGCGGCCATGCTCCCCGTGGTCATGGAAACAATTTCGCATGGCGGCAGGCCCTTTTCGTCGGTCACCACTTCGTTTTTCCATATAGGGATACTCTGCTGTATCGGGCTTGGCGCGGCCGTGTTGAATTGGGGGGCGGCGGCGGGACTGAAAATGACGTCGTGGAAAGCAAAAATTGGCGTGGGGGCGGCCTTGGCGGCTGGCGTGTGGGCCGCCCTGGACTTTATGACCGAGGCCGTCGTGGAGGGGATGGGATGGGTGCTCACCACGGACAAGTTCATGTCTTCGGTGATGGAGTCGCGGCCGGTGATCGCCGGCTTTGAGGCCTGGCATTTTTCCGAAGCGGTAATGTCACTTTCAGGTTTCTTCCTAATAATCCCGGTAATGCTTGCGGCCATGTTCCGCAAATGGCGCAAACAAGGGGCCGTGGACGCAAAACAGCTCTTGCTGGTGGTATGGACGGGTGCGCTTTTTCTGATGACGTTAAAACAACGCCGCTTCGCCGAGACGCTGGCTCCGGCCATGGCCATATTGGCCGGATGGTTCATCGTGGAAATCCGCGCGGCCCTGGCCGGCCATATCGCGGGGAAGAGCCTTGCTGGCGCTCGCTGGAGCGGGGCGATATCCTTCATGGCCGCGGCCTTGATCTGCGTTGCGGCCTTTGAACCGTATTACGCGCAATACGCGGCCGATCCGCAAAAACTTCTGGCCGTTTTCGGAGCCATGGACAAATCGGCCGGTAAATCATACGACGTAAAAGTGTTCGAAGCCGTCCAGGATTTCCGCAAAGCGGCAGGCCTTGGCAACCCCACGCACAGGGCCATAAGCCCGGCCCCGGCGGTGATGAATCATTGGGGGATCGGCCACAAAATACTTTATC is a window from the Nitrospinota bacterium genome containing:
- a CDS encoding P-II family nitrogen regulator; protein product: MKKVEAIIKPFKLEEVKEALTGIGVQGLTVTEVKGFGRQKGHTELYRGAEYVVDFLPKIKLEIVVDDGMVETAIEKIIGAAATGKIGDGKIFVSPVEEVIRIRTGERGAEAI
- a CDS encoding outer membrane beta-barrel protein; the encoded protein is MKKVVLGLMALFFAASFSPAQAVDLADGFKLTGFVQTDYDNQDRSGVSTFTLEEAEVDVEKSIKDVGGMRFDLNYRSSDRMTAVSAKAGETTATVAGLADVSLEQGFVWINLPAGLKLTVGKFNAPIGFELVDPNQMFQYSHAMVFIYGLPTNLTGVNLSGAAGIVDFQVYGVNGWDKLQDDNKDKTIGGRLGITPLEGVNVGLSYITGKEGSDANNAAANNLSAFDVDATITSVKGLTIGAEFNSGKFEKQSVVNPGGDAEWSGFLVMVNYAITDKVSLTARYDTFDDKGGARFGSGVKEKRDAITIAPTYTFTPGFIARAEYRMTKSDQKVFVDKDGNSNDSVTDIALDFVYSF
- the glgB gene encoding 1,4-alpha-glucan branching protein GlgB, with the protein product MCPTVPRHQIDRIIHADHHDPFTVLGIHPAAGGVAIRAFDPEAAEIAVVDIHSKKLRYQMTRVDDAGFFETFVPDRTVFAYDLHIVNYRGESRVNRDPYSFLPLLGEMDLYLFNEGNHYDIHKKLGAHVMNVDGVTGTRFAVWAPNARRVSVVGDFCGWDGRRFPMRVLGSSGVWEIFIPGADRGTMYKYEIKAKNGDVFTKADPYAYASELRPRTASVVWDMEGYKWDDSEWIKTRNSRDLLKQPMAIYEVHLGSWARSVDGAHWLSYRDMAPLLVEYCRRQNFTHVELMPVNEHPFDASWGYQVTGYFCPTSRFGGPDDFKYFIDFFHNHGIGVIIDWVPAHFPKDDFGLRRFDGTPLYEHEDWRRGEHKDWGTLIFNYGRPEVANFLLSSVLFWLEHYHLDGIRVDAVASMLYLDYSREAGEWAPNQYGGKENLEAIEFLKKMNVLVHEKFPGVVTIAEESTSWGGVSRPTYVGGLGFTMKWNMGWMHDMLEYFSKDPIHRKHHHSNLTFAMLYAFHENFVLPFSHDEVVHGKGSLIGKMPGDTWRQFANLRLLLGYMYAHPGKKLLFQGGDIGQWSEWDHDKSVEWHLLKYAPHARLQKFMADLGGVYLREKSMWEVDFSWNGFEWIDFGDWESSVISFVRRAENPADHTVYVFNFTPVPRWEYRLGVPEHAFYEEVLNSDAQIYYGSNVGNFGGVWADRQPWHGQPDSIRITLPPLGMLMFKPRR
- a CDS encoding tetratricopeptide repeat protein, which encodes MDNKKYPLDGWQVAAPLVAIISFTCYSGTFHFPFQFDDETMFVNSDPSGFLKDARTIWSVNPSRFVHFLSFGINYWIGGTDTFGYHVVNFAIHLANVFLVWRLMEMIVGMECHRSCGPFAIGSIMRRAPLFAALLFAAHPLQTQAVTYIWQRSTSLSAFFYLLSLLLYLKFARSEILGAPRRRLLAVSLLSAIAAMFTKQIAVTLPVAVAIVDYYFVSRSLSGLRRRMTVIAAYLPVLLVVPAMSAMGYSRELTDVSDRALRVAAHSEYLFTQFNVIVTYIRLLAWPVGQNLDYDYPLARSLADCLPSLVLLCAIFALGVWLFRRNRIASFGIIFFFLAISVESSIFPLEDLIFEHRAYLPSVGAFAAFWALTMPVIGKITYSDRGQRIIAVAFITVILIPLIAATRARNEVWKDKITLWSDVAEKSPGKPRGYIHIGLAHMRADRLGDAETWFNKAAQVAPQNAYAHYMLGKIYVKRGEDGRAIGEFEAALSRQDNLSLAHMQIGDIHMRRGDCPLAAKSYIRAVNLAPGMVEFRMKLGRALEKCGDRRGSATVFESVLKIEPENIEARQALDAQKGGNSGR